In Flammeovirgaceae bacterium 311, one DNA window encodes the following:
- a CDS encoding acyltransferase (COG0454 Histone acetyltransferase HPA2 and related acetyltransferases) — translation MVQVKLVADQQQLESAYEIRCKVFVVEQQVPAAEEYDEFETSSRHFLAYGADGLPCGTARWRYTPKGIKLERFAVLEEYRGKGVGAALVQKVLEDIAPQPDARGKTLYLHAQLTAMPLYAKFGFKPEGPEFLECDIRHYLMKK, via the coding sequence ATGGTGCAAGTAAAACTGGTAGCTGATCAGCAGCAGCTGGAGTCGGCTTATGAAATACGCTGTAAGGTATTTGTGGTGGAGCAGCAGGTGCCTGCAGCAGAAGAGTACGATGAGTTTGAAACCAGCTCCCGCCACTTTCTGGCCTATGGTGCCGATGGTTTGCCCTGCGGCACTGCCCGATGGCGTTACACACCGAAAGGAATAAAGCTGGAGCGCTTTGCCGTGCTGGAAGAATACAGAGGCAAAGGCGTAGGGGCTGCGCTGGTGCAAAAGGTTCTGGAAGATATTGCACCCCAACCGGATGCCAGGGGCAAAACATTATACCTGCATGCCCAGCTTACGGCGATGCCGCTTTATGCAAAGTTTGGATTTAAGCCAGAAGGTCCCGAATTCCTGGAATGCGACATCCGGCACTATCTCATGAAAAAATAA
- a CDS encoding phoh family protein (COG1702 Phosphate starvation-inducible protein PhoH, predicted ATPase), which translates to MVEKVITLENISLPDFLGVENKNIQEVAAAFPKSKIVSRGNEIRIRGSAPEILKINDILNALLQHYHRYGKVTTDNVQTYLQQEEQTVLDNANDQTLLYGTGGFGIKPKTPNQQKLVDTVTNNDLVFVIGPAGTGKTYVSVALAVKALKNKQVKKIIITRPAVEAGESLGFLPGDLKEKIDPYLRPIYDALHEMIPGEKLKFYQENGIIEIAPLAYMRGRTLQNAYILLDEAQNTTPMQLKMFLTRMGPNSKVIVTGDVSQIDLPSRQKSGLIEALNILAGVEGIGFVQLEGSDVVRHRLVRKIIDAYDKSDVGEQGRGNSYGASKTGS; encoded by the coding sequence TTGGTAGAAAAAGTTATTACGCTAGAGAACATTTCGCTGCCGGATTTTCTGGGGGTGGAAAACAAAAATATTCAGGAAGTAGCCGCTGCTTTCCCCAAGAGCAAAATCGTTTCCAGAGGGAACGAGATACGCATTCGGGGCTCTGCGCCTGAAATTTTAAAGATTAATGATATCCTGAACGCCCTGTTGCAGCATTACCACCGCTACGGTAAAGTAACCACGGATAATGTGCAGACCTACCTGCAGCAGGAAGAGCAAACTGTGCTGGATAATGCAAATGACCAGACCCTGCTTTACGGCACCGGTGGCTTTGGCATTAAACCTAAAACACCCAATCAGCAAAAATTGGTAGATACTGTTACGAATAACGATCTGGTGTTCGTAATCGGCCCCGCGGGTACTGGTAAAACCTATGTTTCTGTTGCACTTGCCGTGAAAGCGCTCAAGAATAAGCAGGTAAAAAAAATCATTATAACGCGCCCGGCGGTAGAAGCCGGCGAGAGCCTGGGCTTTTTGCCAGGTGACCTGAAGGAGAAAATAGATCCTTACCTGAGACCTATCTATGATGCCCTGCATGAGATGATCCCGGGCGAAAAACTGAAGTTCTATCAGGAGAACGGGATTATAGAGATTGCACCCCTGGCTTATATGCGTGGACGTACACTTCAGAATGCTTATATCCTGCTGGATGAGGCCCAGAATACCACGCCTATGCAGCTAAAGATGTTCCTGACCAGGATGGGCCCCAATTCCAAGGTAATCGTAACCGGCGATGTTTCGCAGATTGACCTGCCCAGCAGGCAGAAAAGCGGACTTATTGAAGCGCTTAACATACTGGCAGGTGTGGAAGGCATCGGCTTTGTGCAGCTGGAGGGCTCCGATGTGGTGCGCCACAGGCTGGTACGCAAGATCATCGATGCTTACGATAAATCTGATGTGGGCGAACAGGGTAGAGGTAACAGCTATGGTGCAAGTAAAACTGGTAGCTGA
- a CDS encoding hypothetical protein (COG1912 Uncharacterized conserved protein): MAGKVDLPIVDISHHIQHFNIAHGSFVLGNVFRDFPKGTVHLVAVHATGNLGEPYIAIKLEDHYFVGTDNGLLGLISELEPEEVVILGHTEEDKQLARTTTFPAKDILAPAAAKLAQGAALASLGEKTDYFNRMIPRKPRLSKQLIAGHVIHIDHYGNLITNILQHEFEQLVNEKFRIKLGREQINKIHKTYNLVDAGDLFAVFNSQGFLEIGVHSGHAAELLGMEYDSPILLHIAAVDEGDSLLKDSASNRGLRRSF, encoded by the coding sequence ATGGCCGGCAAGGTAGATTTGCCTATCGTAGACATCAGTCACCATATACAACATTTCAACATTGCGCATGGTTCTTTCGTGCTTGGCAATGTATTCAGGGATTTCCCAAAGGGCACTGTTCATTTGGTAGCCGTGCATGCAACAGGCAACCTGGGCGAGCCTTACATTGCCATAAAACTGGAAGACCATTACTTTGTTGGCACCGATAATGGCCTGCTGGGCCTGATCAGCGAGCTGGAACCGGAAGAGGTTGTAATACTGGGGCATACCGAAGAAGACAAGCAATTAGCGCGCACCACCACCTTTCCTGCAAAAGACATTCTGGCACCTGCCGCAGCCAAGCTGGCTCAGGGTGCGGCACTGGCCAGCCTGGGAGAAAAAACCGATTATTTTAACCGGATGATTCCGCGTAAACCCCGGCTTAGCAAGCAGCTTATTGCCGGGCACGTGATTCACATCGATCATTACGGTAATCTGATAACCAATATTTTGCAGCACGAATTTGAACAGCTGGTAAACGAAAAATTTCGTATTAAGCTGGGACGGGAGCAGATCAATAAGATCCACAAGACCTACAACCTGGTAGATGCCGGAGATTTGTTTGCTGTATTCAACAGCCAGGGTTTTCTGGAAATTGGCGTGCACAGCGGCCATGCGGCAGAGTTGCTGGGCATGGAGTACGACAGTCCCATCCTGTTACACATTGCCGCTGTAGATGAAGGAGACTCCCTGCTGAAAGACAGTGCCAGCAACAGAGGACTGCGCCGCAGCTTTTGA
- a CDS encoding antibiotic biosynthesis monooxygenase (COG1359 Uncharacterized conserved protein) produces the protein MVIRVVRMYFKEEHIEDFLKLFNDTKDQIREFDGCMRLELLQDHGQEHILTTYSYWRDLKALDNYRHSALFMEVWSQMKKYFAAKPIAFSCKKLMEVEGKEVYQEEKAEN, from the coding sequence ATGGTAATCCGCGTAGTACGCATGTATTTCAAAGAAGAGCACATTGAGGATTTCCTGAAGCTTTTCAACGATACCAAAGATCAGATTCGAGAATTTGATGGATGCATGAGACTGGAATTATTACAGGATCATGGACAGGAACATATATTAACGACCTATAGCTACTGGCGTGATCTGAAGGCCCTGGATAATTACAGGCACTCTGCCCTGTTTATGGAAGTGTGGTCGCAGATGAAAAAATACTTTGCCGCCAAACCCATTGCTTTCTCCTGCAAGAAGCTGATGGAGGTAGAGGGCAAGGAAGTATATCAGGAAGAAAAAGCTGAAAATTAG